In Lewinellaceae bacterium, a single window of DNA contains:
- a CDS encoding metallophosphoesterase yields the protein MKKTYYLLIGIAILCLQLNLPAQSIIRGPYLQSGTPNSMVIKWRTNSSTSSQVWYGTSPSNLAFTKTVNGSRTDHEVLVNGLSANSTYYYAVGNTAGQLSVPGSDYYFRTSPNPGSVQPIRAWILGDAGKANNTQREVRDAFYDFNGSNHIDMILLLGDNAYESGTDAEYQAAMFENMYEGRLINSVVWPAFGNHDGLSALSSTQTGPYYEIFTNPTNAEAGGVPSGTEAYYSFDYGNIHVIVLDSDDSDREPGSPQMNWLEADLAATTQDWKVVTFHHPPYTQDASDSNNKETDMRSMVLPILEAYNVDLVLAGHDHVWERSYLIHGHYGVSNTWDPVTMGINLGDGRLDGDGPYIKEAGNGPSAVGTVYIVAGSAGSAGAITGYHPVMYETLGEKGSMYMEVTGNQMDIKFIRDIGTIDDYLTIIKQSVVGNPPTVSITAPADGASYNAPQTIAISADASDSDGSITQVEFFVNGLPAGVDNQAPYAVNYAIPDDGVYSILAIATDNDGNTVQSGTVQFYVGPVSICSRVDSGSDDAEERSSGSVNLSSSDLELVEDGGQGSQFIGLRFNGLDIPQGASITEAHIQFTADETINVNPANLTITGQASANPATFTSASSNVSSRPRTSASVSWSPADWLAVGDAGSAQQTPDISAIIQEIVNQSDFAAGNSIALIIEGVGTRTAESFDGSTAGAPELCVQYTLESFDCPQLSANIGSPCNDGDNTTINDTVDGNCGCHGTPTACTNIGDADGDGICANVDCNDNDASIAHQPGDACDDGNPGTINDAYDANCECHGTLNDCPGIGDDDGDGICNDVDCNSTDPTAPSLPGDSCDDGDNTTLNDALDANCNCVGTPTACTGIGDADGDGVCFNIDCDDNDPSNTNYVGLACNDGDPTTTGETIQSDCSCGGGVPVPTFTCVRVNAGDDDGEERSSGSVSLSSSDLELVVDGPRGAQVVGMRFAGLNIPQGAAITAAYLQFTADENGNTNPCNLTIFGEAADDAMAFSTFNNNISGRMRTAASVGWIPPDWLTVGEAGAAQQTPDIAPILQEIVNRQGYTSNSAIALMIEGTGARTAEAYEGSAAQAPQLCVAFTTVQYDCQNLQANIGDPCDDGDNTTIDDAVDGNCGCHGTATACTGIGDADGDGVCTGLDCDDNDPTVTSTNANDADCDGVPSNVDCNDNDPTITTTNAGDGDCDGVPTAMDCDDTDASIGSNANDMDCDGVPSNLDCDDNDPTITSVNTGDGDCDGVPTGLDCDDNDPTVTSVNTGDGDCDGVPTGLDCDDNDPTITSTNTNDADCDGVPSNVDCDDNDPTITTTNAGDGDCDGVPTAMDCDDTDASIGSSANDMDCDGVPSNLDCDDNDPTVTSVNTGDGDCDGVPTGTDCDDSDPTVTSANTNDADCDGVPTSLDCDDNDPAVGSNANDMDCDGVPTPIDCDDNDASVTSASTNDADCDGIPTAVDCDDSDPGITTQPGDACNDNNPSTFGETIQSDCTCGGGTSTPAMACAAINAGSDDAEERVTGGRVDLNSSDLELGTDAQSQWLGLRFSNLNIPQGANIVSAYIQFEVDETRNDDPCNLTIYGIAADNSGTFTNVDYDVSSRPRTASTAAWAPAQWLTRGEAGAAQQSPDLSAIVQEIVNRSGYTAASPIAFVIEGTGRRVAESFDGNAGGPALCIEFFDTPPDYDCPSLSAFIGDPCDDGDNTTVNDTVDGDCDCAGTPTACTGIGDGDGDGVCFGADCDDNDPSITTQPGDACDDGNPATVNDVVTANCGCAGTLNDCPGIGDDDGDGICNDVDCNSNDPSVTDRPGDPCDDNDPNTIGETIQADCTCGGGNSTPAQTCAQVSADDDDAEEDAAGSMDMNSSDLELTADPRFGVQTIGMRFNGLNIPQGAVITSAYVQFTVDEAVNDNPCNINIYGQAADNAAMFANTASNISSRPKTSATVSWAPQEWVAVGDAGPAQQTPDLSAVIQEIVDRNGYTSASSIAIIMDGVGRRTTESFNGSTTGAPELCVEYLYATVANRVSSTGDGTFEDTGVEQNAAFAQPAGEGLSSQFISPISVYPNPTNDQLNVFFNSAVDSKVQLQARDLSGKVVVEEARTIQQGNNTITLEGLSLPSGVYFRR from the coding sequence ATGAAAAAAACCTATTACCTACTGATAGGCATAGCCATTTTATGCCTTCAATTGAACTTGCCTGCCCAGTCCATAATTAGAGGCCCGTACCTGCAATCGGGAACCCCCAATAGCATGGTCATAAAATGGCGCACCAACTCCTCCACCTCCAGCCAGGTGTGGTATGGGACAAGCCCATCGAACCTGGCATTCACCAAGACGGTCAATGGCAGCCGTACCGACCACGAAGTGCTGGTCAACGGATTATCCGCCAATAGTACTTATTACTATGCAGTGGGCAACACTGCAGGCCAGCTTTCGGTGCCCGGTAGCGATTATTATTTCCGAACCTCGCCGAATCCCGGCTCTGTACAGCCCATCCGGGCCTGGATCTTGGGGGATGCCGGCAAAGCAAACAATACCCAGAGGGAAGTCCGCGATGCTTTTTACGACTTTAACGGCAGCAACCACATCGATATGATCCTGCTGTTGGGAGATAATGCCTACGAGTCTGGCACCGATGCGGAATACCAGGCAGCCATGTTCGAAAATATGTACGAGGGCCGGCTCATCAATTCGGTGGTTTGGCCGGCCTTTGGCAATCACGATGGCTTATCCGCCTTGAGCTCCACTCAAACCGGGCCTTACTACGAAATCTTCACTAACCCCACCAATGCAGAGGCGGGAGGCGTCCCGTCGGGCACTGAGGCCTATTATTCTTTTGATTATGGCAATATCCACGTCATCGTCCTGGATTCAGACGATTCAGACCGGGAACCGGGCAGCCCTCAGATGAACTGGCTGGAAGCCGACCTGGCCGCCACCACCCAGGATTGGAAGGTGGTTACCTTCCACCACCCCCCCTATACACAAGATGCTTCCGATAGCAATAATAAGGAAACGGATATGCGGTCAATGGTCCTGCCTATTCTCGAAGCCTACAACGTCGACCTGGTCCTGGCGGGCCATGATCATGTCTGGGAGCGCTCCTACCTGATCCATGGGCACTATGGCGTTTCCAATACCTGGGATCCCGTTACCATGGGCATCAACCTGGGCGACGGCAGGCTCGACGGCGACGGCCCCTACATCAAGGAGGCCGGCAACGGCCCCTCTGCGGTTGGCACAGTATACATCGTTGCCGGTTCCGCCGGCTCTGCCGGGGCCATCACCGGTTACCATCCCGTCATGTATGAAACGCTCGGCGAGAAAGGCTCGATGTATATGGAGGTTACCGGCAATCAGATGGACATCAAATTCATTCGGGACATCGGCACGATCGACGATTACCTGACCATCATCAAGCAATCCGTCGTTGGCAATCCGCCGACGGTATCCATAACCGCTCCGGCCGACGGGGCCAGCTACAACGCCCCTCAAACGATTGCCATCTCGGCGGACGCTTCCGACAGCGACGGATCCATCACCCAGGTGGAGTTCTTCGTCAATGGCCTTCCCGCAGGAGTAGATAACCAGGCGCCTTATGCCGTCAATTACGCCATTCCCGATGATGGCGTGTACAGCATTCTTGCCATTGCTACCGACAACGACGGCAACACGGTCCAATCGGGAACCGTACAGTTTTACGTCGGGCCGGTCAGCATCTGCTCCCGGGTCGATTCGGGCAGCGATGACGCCGAAGAGCGGTCCTCCGGCAGCGTCAACCTCAGCAGCAGCGACCTCGAGCTGGTGGAAGACGGCGGGCAGGGCAGCCAGTTTATCGGGTTGCGCTTCAACGGCCTCGACATTCCGCAGGGCGCCAGCATCACCGAAGCTCACATTCAGTTTACTGCCGATGAAACCATCAATGTCAATCCCGCTAACCTGACGATCACCGGGCAGGCCTCCGCCAACCCTGCTACGTTCACCAGCGCCAGCAGCAATGTAAGCAGCCGCCCCCGCACCAGCGCTTCGGTAAGCTGGTCGCCGGCCGATTGGCTGGCGGTGGGGGATGCCGGATCGGCCCAGCAAACGCCGGATATATCCGCCATCATTCAGGAAATAGTCAATCAATCAGATTTTGCAGCCGGCAATTCCATCGCGCTCATCATCGAAGGCGTTGGCACCCGGACGGCGGAGTCGTTTGACGGCTCCACTGCCGGCGCACCGGAGCTTTGTGTCCAGTACACCCTGGAATCTTTCGATTGCCCCCAGCTTTCCGCCAATATTGGCAGCCCTTGCAACGATGGAGACAATACGACCATTAACGACACAGTCGACGGCAACTGCGGCTGCCACGGCACTCCGACCGCCTGCACCAATATCGGCGATGCCGATGGCGACGGCATCTGTGCCAATGTGGACTGCAACGACAACGACGCCAGCATCGCCCATCAGCCCGGCGATGCCTGCGACGATGGCAACCCCGGCACCATCAACGATGCCTATGACGCCAACTGCGAATGCCACGGTACGCTCAATGACTGCCCCGGAATCGGCGACGACGACGGCGACGGCATCTGCAACGATGTCGATTGCAACAGTACTGACCCCACCGCCCCTTCCCTGCCCGGCGACTCCTGCGACGACGGCGATAACACCACCCTCAACGATGCGCTCGACGCCAACTGCAACTGCGTAGGCACGCCTACCGCCTGCACCGGCATCGGCGATGCTGACGGCGACGGCGTTTGTTTTAATATCGACTGCGACGACAACGACCCCAGCAACACCAATTACGTCGGCCTTGCCTGCAACGACGGCGACCCCACCACTACGGGAGAAACCATTCAGAGCGACTGCAGTTGCGGCGGCGGCGTCCCTGTCCCTACTTTTACCTGTGTACGGGTTAATGCCGGTGACGATGATGGCGAAGAACGCAGCTCCGGCTCGGTCAGCCTGAGCAGCAGCGACCTCGAACTGGTCGTAGACGGCCCCCGGGGCGCCCAGGTGGTCGGCATGCGCTTTGCCGGGCTCAACATCCCGCAGGGAGCTGCCATTACCGCGGCTTACCTCCAGTTCACAGCCGATGAAAATGGCAACACCAACCCCTGCAACCTGACCATCTTCGGAGAAGCTGCCGACGATGCCATGGCTTTTTCTACCTTCAACAACAACATTTCCGGCCGCATGCGGACCGCCGCTTCCGTCGGATGGATTCCGCCGGACTGGCTGACGGTTGGAGAAGCCGGCGCTGCCCAGCAGACCCCGGATATTGCTCCTATTTTACAGGAGATCGTCAACCGGCAGGGATATACGTCCAATAGCGCTATCGCCCTCATGATCGAAGGGACCGGCGCCCGCACCGCCGAAGCTTATGAAGGAAGTGCGGCCCAGGCGCCGCAGCTGTGCGTTGCCTTTACAACCGTGCAGTATGACTGCCAAAACCTACAGGCCAACATCGGCGACCCTTGCGACGACGGCGACAACACCACCATCGATGATGCGGTCGACGGCAACTGCGGATGCCACGGCACGGCCACCGCCTGCACCGGCATCGGCGATGCCGACGGCGACGGCGTCTGTACCGGCCTTGATTGTGACGACAACGACCCCACCGTCACCAGCACCAATGCCAACGACGCAGATTGCGACGGCGTGCCGTCCAACGTTGACTGCAACGACAACGACCCAACCATCACTACCACCAATGCCGGCGACGGCGACTGCGACGGCGTGCCCACCGCCATGGACTGCGACGACACCGACGCCTCCATCGGCAGCAACGCCAACGACATGGACTGCGACGGCGTGCCTTCCAACCTGGATTGCGACGACAACGACCCAACCATTACCAGCGTCAATACCGGAGACGGCGATTGCGACGGCGTGCCCACTGGCCTGGATTGCGACGACAACGACCCAACCGTCACCAGCGTCAATACCGGCGACGGCGATTGTGACGGCGTGCCCACCGGCCTGGATTGCGACGACAACGACCCAACCATTACTTCTACCAATACCAACGACGCCGACTGTGACGGCGTGCCGTCCAATGTTGACTGCGACGACAACGACCCAACCATCACCACCACCAATGCCGGCGACGGCGACTGCGACGGCGTGCCCACCGCTATGGACTGCGACGACACCGACGCCTCCATCGGCAGCAGCGCCAACGACATGGACTGCGACGGCGTGCCTTCCAACCTGGATTGCGACGACAACGACCCAACCGTCACCAGCGTCAACACTGGCGACGGCGACTGCGACGGCGTGCCCACCGGCACGGACTGCGACGACAGCGACCCAACCGTTACCAGCGCCAATACCAACGACGCGGACTGCGACGGCGTGCCCACCAGCCTGGATTGCGACGACAACGATCCCGCTGTCGGCAGCAACGCCAACGACATGGACTGCGACGGCGTGCCCACTCCAATTGACTGTGACGACAATGATGCTTCCGTTACCAGCGCCAGTACCAACGATGCCGACTGCGACGGCATACCAACTGCTGTGGACTGCGACGACAGCGACCCCGGCATTACTACCCAGCCCGGCGACGCCTGCAACGACAACAACCCCAGCACTTTTGGCGAAACCATCCAGAGCGACTGTACCTGCGGCGGCGGAACCTCCACTCCTGCCATGGCCTGCGCTGCCATCAACGCCGGCAGCGACGATGCGGAAGAGCGGGTAACCGGCGGCCGGGTGGACCTCAACAGCAGCGACCTGGAATTGGGCACCGACGCTCAAAGCCAGTGGCTGGGCCTGCGCTTCAGCAACCTCAACATCCCGCAGGGGGCGAATATCGTCAGCGCCTACATCCAGTTTGAAGTGGATGAAACTCGCAACGACGACCCCTGCAACCTCACCATCTACGGGATAGCCGCCGACAATTCCGGTACCTTTACTAATGTTGATTACGACGTCAGCAGCCGGCCCCGCACTGCCAGCACGGCAGCCTGGGCCCCGGCACAGTGGCTCACAAGGGGCGAGGCCGGAGCGGCTCAGCAATCGCCGGACTTGTCCGCCATCGTCCAGGAAATCGTCAACCGAAGCGGATATACTGCGGCCAGCCCCATCGCCTTCGTCATCGAAGGCACCGGGCGCCGGGTGGCCGAATCCTTCGACGGGAACGCCGGCGGGCCGGCGCTTTGCATCGAATTCTTTGACACGCCGCCGGATTACGACTGCCCCAGCCTTTCCGCCTTTATTGGCGACCCCTGCGACGACGGCGACAACACCACCGTCAATGACACGGTGGACGGCGACTGCGACTGCGCCGGAACCCCTACCGCCTGCACCGGCATCGGCGACGGCGACGGCGATGGCGTCTGCTTCGGAGCAGACTGCGACGACAACGACCCCAGCATTACCACCCAGCCCGGAGACGCCTGCGACGACGGCAACCCGGCAACGGTCAATGACGTCGTTACCGCCAACTGCGGTTGCGCCGGCACGCTCAACGACTGCCCCGGCATCGGCGACGACGACGGCGACGGCATCTGCAACGACGTGGATTGCAACAGCAACGACCCGTCCGTCACCGACCGGCCCGGCGACCCCTGCGACGACAACGACCCCAATACGATAGGCGAAACGATACAGGCGGACTGCACCTGCGGCGGAGGCAACTCCACTCCGGCTCAAACCTGCGCTCAGGTCAGCGCCGACGACGACGATGCCGAAGAAGATGCAGCCGGATCCATGGACATGAACAGCAGCGACCTCGAGCTGACTGCAGACCCGCGCTTCGGCGTGCAAACCATCGGCATGAGGTTCAACGGCCTCAACATACCGCAGGGCGCAGTGATCACCAGCGCTTATGTGCAGTTTACTGTAGATGAGGCGGTTAATGACAATCCCTGCAACATCAACATCTATGGGCAGGCTGCCGACAATGCCGCCATGTTTGCCAACACGGCCTCTAATATCAGCAGCCGCCCGAAGACCAGCGCAACGGTAAGCTGGGCCCCACAGGAATGGGTGGCCGTTGGCGATGCCGGCCCGGCCCAGCAAACGCCGGACCTGTCAGCAGTCATCCAGGAGATCGTCGACCGGAACGGCTACACCTCCGCCAGCTCGATTGCCATCATCATGGATGGCGTAGGGCGCCGGACTACCGAATCCTTCAATGGCTCTACCACCGGGGCGCCGGAGTTGTGCGTGGAATACCTCTACGCCACAGTGGCTAACCGGGTATCCAGTACAGGTGACGGCACGTTCGAGGATACCGGAGTAGAACAGAATGCCGCTTTCGCGCAACCGGCAGGCGAGGGCTTATCCAGCCAGTTCATCAGCCCTATCAGCGTTTATCCCAACCCGACCAATGATCAATTGAACGTATTCTTTAACAGCGCCGTGGACAGCAAGGTGCAACTACAGGCCAGAGACCTGAGCGGAAAAGTAGTCGTAGAAGAAGCTCGTACGATACAACAAGGAAACAATACGATCACCCTGGAAGGCTTGTCCCTGCCAAGTGGCGTTTATTTCCGCAGGTAG